From the Hornefia porci genome, the window TCCGGATTGGGTTTTACAGCGTCCTTTTTGCTCCATGCGGCCTTCAGCGTCAGGTCGTCCTCGATTATCGTATTGAAATCGAATTTGTTTCCTGCAGAATCATACCAGCCGGCGAAATTGTATCCGTCTTTTTCCGGCGCTGCCGGTGCGGCGATCTTTTGCCCTTTGCCGACCGTCACGGCGGCGATTTTAGAGCCTCCGTCGGAATCAAATGTGATGACAGCCGTTTTCGCAGTATAATCAGAGGTATAGAAGAACACCATCTCATCTCCGTCCTGCAGTTTCATTTCCCCGAGTGTTTGTCGGTTAATTCGCCGTTGACTTTGTACATCCATCCGCTGTTGTCCCCGGCCTCCTTCTGAGCCAGAACTTTGCCGGAGGGCGTTGTTATGGCTGAGATGTAGCTGGAGCTTCCTGTATAGGAATACCCGTTTTCCTTTAATGCCTTTGTCAGAACATCGAAGGCGGAAGCGTTTTTCTTAACGGAAACCGTTCTCAGATTCAGGAGGGTT encodes:
- a CDS encoding InlB B-repeat-containing protein — translated: MKLQDGDEMVFFYTSDYTAKTAVITFDSDGGSKIAAVTVGKGQKIAAPAAPEKDGYNFAGWYDSAGNKFDFNTIIEDDLTLKAAWSKKDAVKPNPEETAEKPLLQARSLSQTKNHSVSNGRKSPERPAILSTQADVTGRKTTKKSPLQEV